The Labrus bergylta chromosome 23, fLabBer1.1, whole genome shotgun sequence genome includes the window ACTGATAAATGAACTCAGAGTAGACCAGCTTCATCACCAGTTGAATCACTAACATCCTTAATGTACACGCAGCCTCGTAATAAGTTCTCGGTTGGAGCTGAACGTGTTACTGAGAAGCTGTCAATCACACAGCGCTCACATTATCCTCTGGCCTCCGCTGGGCACTAATGAGCAGACAACACCCCCCTGAAGAGCCTGCAGCTGatgttccacacacacacacacacacacacacacacacacacactgaacatgcacacacacaacacggtATAAATCCTTTTTTCAACAGGCTTATGAGTGGACACGTTTTTATGTATCACCATAAAGTGCatactttatttcattaaatccatccattatccatcCTGTATTGCTATAAGTTTAattgttgagtttgttttgttcttatccttaaacaaacaaacaaacagatgaagttGAAAACTGTATCAACAACCAGCAACAAGTTGATCGGCAGAGTTTTGGGAGCATGTCGTTCCCTGGCTGCCTCTATTGATGCATTTTGTTTGTGTACCCAAGTGCAAGTCACCTGTTTTTCAAAACATCGTCAATACAGTGCTACGACACCTTTGCTCCAAAGTGAGAGCTGGCACTAATCACACAGACCGCCTCCCTCCGTCACCATGGTAACCTGCTGACATACCGTCGAGTCTGGAGGGCTTTACCAGCTTGTCAGCGGCCATGACAGCAGAACAGCAGTCTGAGGCGGTGTGACAATCAGAAAGCacggggggagggagagagagagagagaaaaatgaactTTCTTATTGGTCAGACCTGTCCACAGCATTTTCACAGActtactgtttttaaatgagaGTAAGAAAGTCTTTGAAATCCAAAGTTTCATGtaaggacaaagacaaagactcTAACCTTCAAAAATCTGAAACACTGATCGCTTTACTTTCTGGACATAAAAGCTTCCCAACTCTTTTTTCATCTGAATGCAaccacattctttttttttttttaaatataactgCTAAGTTAAGTGTACAATCAAAAGAATATGCATTGTATGAATACAGCTTTAAGTCTGGTATTACAGTACttactttgttaaaaaaaaaaactggttctCTGCTGCTCCCTAGTGGAGATAAACGGTACTGCAAACTCTGACATTCATCTGACCTACAGCAGCATGATATCTAAGactacatgcacacaaacagatatGATGTTGTTGTAAATAATGGCATGTGTAATAACTGAGAGCATTGTGGTTTAGGTTTAAAACATGTTCGATCTTTAAAGAGAATGTAATGTTTATATAATTTGGGGTTTTTAAAATTGATGCTGTTATTTTTATGGATTATGTGTATTTactaaaatgttacattttgttttgagcCACTGTGAGGCACTTTTATTTGGTTATGAAATTGACTGAAAATAATGCTAAAGGCTGCATGTGAGCTACTAAAGCAAAAGACACCATCAGTGATAAGATTCATTATAACTATGTAGTAATTTCTCATTTGGATTTAATTAACACAAAGCTACAGAATCAgcctttttttcaattttacaTGGCAAAGATTGTGTTTGACTATTAAAAgtaagcaggatgagatttttcgtttaaagaaaaaaattacaacatAAAGTGTAGAGGAAAAAATGTGCAAAGGGGTAAAAGGTACAGCTTAGTTCTGACGGTTGAAGAAATCAACACAGACCAAATGTTAATCTCAGGAGCTTTGAAAATTATATTGGAAAAGAACTTGATAACATTTAATTCTGTATGTTGAAGGGTTTTGCATAACTGACGCTTGCTGAGTGCACTCAAATACCTCAAAGGGTACAACAACCGCCCCCGACTGTACTGTAAAGCTTCCTCCTCCCCGCAGACTCTCACTCGGGGTTGTGTGTTTGACCTCTCAGTGAACAGTTGGggcctttttgttaaaaaacactGCAGGCCTGCACTGCTACTGCAGAAACTCAGAGACTAAATTAGCTCCTCAAAAAGTCAGCTGTTGACACCTGTTGGATCTGAACACAAACGACTCTCCACCGGCCAATCAACAAGACGTCAAGAGAATTATTCAAGGAGTCTTTGTGTTGTAAGAGGGGTGTGTCAAATAACTTGATATAAAGCAGACTATTCAAATAGTGGAAACTATGTTACTtgacttaaatataaaaaaaatgtgtcaataaTTAGGAGGATTCAAGTAAATTTGAGCAACTTCTTTGAGGACTTTTTAGCCCTTgaacacaaatattttaaaatctagAGTATAGATTTAATGGAgcataattaaacatttaaaaatagaaagaaagcaGGCGCTCAAAGAAATGTCAGCTTGAGGTGCTCCGGGATACATGTTTACTACAAATCGTTCAAAAGATCCAATGCACTCTCTTTCAACCAATtcaatgtctttatttgtaCTTATAGAGTGCTTTGGAGTTGTTGCACGAGAACAACGTTGGTATGCAACGATAAAACAACCCAATAGATAAATTTGTCGtgcagtaaataaacacaagaccTTTTGTAAGCTTTAATAACCACAAGTGATGAAGAGATACACCGGTGAAGATCAGCAGCAGAGAGTAAGTTCAAGCAGATATTCATACATCAGTTAAGATTTTATGACACTGAATTGGATTAAACTTCAGTCCAATAATTGGAGTCACCATATAGTCCACACAGAATCCCTCCAAGATAATTTATGATGCAGTTGTCACGCCAAATAGTCCAAAGAAACCGTTGTCGGATGGAGCAGCTCTTATTTCCAGGAGCCAGACTTGCCCTTGGCCGAGCGAGAGGTCTTAGGCGCTTTGGAGCCCCTCTGATGGTCGCTGACTCGGTTCCGGAGCACGTAGATGTCGTACTTCTGCCTCTTGAGCTTCTCGCCCAGGTCGAACTTCTCGGCGTGCAGCTGGTGGAGCCACTGCCACAGTTCCTGCGCCTTCTCCGCCAGCTTGTCCCGGTTCAGGTGGTCGACGTTGAGCGGCTTCCGGCGCTCCGTCAGggccttcttcttctcctcccgcGCCGTCAGCTTCTTGCCCTTCTTCTGGTCCACCTTCTGCAGGTAGCCACCGAATGATTTGTTGGTGaagatcttcttcttctttgcctcCTCCTCGGCGCGAAGTTTGGCGGCCTCGTCCTCCCGCCTCGCCCTCTCCTCGGCCAGACGTGACTGGCGCTCGCGATCCTGCTCTGTTCGGACGCGCTGTTGCTCGGCTCTGTCTGCCCGACGGCGCTCAATGCGGTTTCTCAAGGCGAtgagctcttcctcctccttctggcGGCTGGAAAAGTGCACTTCGATCAGGCTTTGGAGGTCGTTGAAGTCCTTCTCAACCCTCTTGCGGTGTAAGTCGTCAAAATCCACCTTCTCACCATCGGGGAGCTTTGGAGGAGCGATGTTTGGCACATATGTTGTCTTATGCCGAGGTTTGGACTCATGTTCATTTTCTTCTGTATgatcctctttctccttttcttcttcctcaactttttcttcttcttcttcttcttcttctacctcctcctcatcctcctcttcctcctcctgctcgtACTCCTCCACAATCTCCTCAGTGTCGGACATGATGGTAAGAGAAAGCAGGATGAACACTAAGGACCAGCTGGTGTCTGAACACAGGAGACTCTGAGGCGTTCTGTTTGGGGAGTTTTTAAGGGTTCAAATCTGTCATGTGACCACTGTCTGAGCCTCCAGCGTGGGTCAACAGCAGGGCGGGTTTTGAGACAGATGGAAGAGTCTATTTTCTCCGCACCGAGTCTTGTCAGGCACACCCCCACTTACCCCCCCCCTTCAGACCCCCCCACCCACTGCTCTCTGCAATGACCCTGCAGCTCCTCATTCCTTTGTAAGGACAAGATGAGAGACTATTTCAGATACACAACAGATGCGCACACATGCCCATGCCTTCCAGTCCCATAAAGAAACTCAGTGTAGAATCATCCTGAACAAATAACATCCATACTTGTCAAAGCCTAACAAGCCTCTCGGGCTGAAAAAAATCCAAGGTtttgaagtcaaattaaaaaggtGCCAATTAAAAAGTTATAAAAGCTCTCCAAAAAACTAAACATCAGGGATTTTTACCGGCGTCTGAATCCAGGGTGGCCGGCTAATGATCATGAAAGTTTAAtagccaaaatctttttaagAACTCCTATTTGCCAAGTATATTGCAATCTCTTAAATACAGCGGAGTGTATGAATTTTAATAAGT containing:
- the tnnt2c gene encoding troponin T2c, cardiac, encoding MSDTEEIVEEYEQEEEEEDEEEVEEEEEEEEKVEEEEKEKEDHTEENEHESKPRHKTTYVPNIAPPKLPDGEKVDFDDLHRKRVEKDFNDLQSLIEVHFSSRQKEEEELIALRNRIERRRADRAEQQRVRTEQDRERQSRLAEERARREDEAAKLRAEEEAKKKKIFTNKSFGGYLQKVDQKKGKKLTAREEKKKALTERRKPLNVDHLNRDKLAEKAQELWQWLHQLHAEKFDLGEKLKRQKYDIYVLRNRVSDHQRGSKAPKTSRSAKGKSGSWK